One Leishmania donovani BPK282A1 complete genome, chromosome 15 genomic window carries:
- a CDS encoding 60S acidic ribosomal protein P2, translating to MSTKYLAAYALASLSKASPSQADVEAICKAVHVDVDQATLAFVMESVTGRDVAALIAEGAAKMSAMPAASSGAAAGVAASAAGDAAPAAAATKKDEPEEEADDDMGFGLFD from the coding sequence ATGTCCACCAAGTACCTCGCCGCGTACGCTCTGGCCTCCCTGAGCAAGGCGTCCCCGTCTCAGGCGGACGTGGAGGCCATCTGCAAGGCCGTCCACGTCGACGTCGACCAGGCCACCCTCGCCTTTGTGATGGAGAGCGTTACGGGACGCGACGTGGCCGCCCTGATCGCGGAGGGCGCCGCGAAGATGAGcgcgatgccggcggccagctctggtgccgctgctggcgtcgctgcttccgctgcgGGTGATGCGGCcccggctgccgccgccacgaaGAAGGACGagcccgaggaggaggccgacgACGACATGGGCTTCGGTCTGTTCGACTAA
- a CDS encoding 60S acidic ribosomal protein P2 → MSTKYLAAYALASLSKASPSQADVEAICKAVHVDVDQATLAFVMESVTGRDVATLIAEGAAKMSAMPAASSGAAAGVAASAAGDAAPAAAATKKDEPEEEADDDMGFGLFD, encoded by the coding sequence ATGTCCACCAAGTACCTCGCCGCGTACGCTCTGGCCTCCCTGAGCAAGGCGTCCCCGTCTCAGGCGGACGTGGAGGCCATCTGCAAGGCCGTCCACGTCGACGTCGACCAGGCCACCCTCGCCTTTGTGATGGAGAGCGTTACGGGACGCGACGTGGCCACCCTGATCGCGGAGGGCGCCGCGAAGATGAGcgcgatgccggcggccagctctggtgccgctgctggcgtcgctgcttccgctgcgGGTGATGCGGCcccggctgccgccgccacgaaGAAGGACGagcccgaggaggaggccgacgACGACATGGGCTTCGGTCTGTTCGACTAA